The following proteins come from a genomic window of Streptomyces sp. Sge12:
- a CDS encoding PTS transporter subunit EIIC, with amino-acid sequence MAVMQRIGRSLMLPVAVLPAGALLLRLGADDMLGDKDVFPTFVLKIAGYMAAGGGAILDNMALLFAVGIAIGFAKKSDGSTALAAVTGYLVFQKVLATFTDSNLPKVAKVVGGKIVNVDAPVNAGVLGGVVMGIITALLYQKFYRTKLPDWAGFFGGRRLVPILSALAGLVTGVVFGLIWPVLGTGLHNFGEWLTGSGAVGAGIFGIANRALIPIGMHHLLNSFPWFQAGSFDTANGAVHGDIGRFLAGDPTAGQFMTGFFPIMMFALPAACLAIVHCARPERRKVVGGMMFSLALTSFVTGVTEPIEFTFMFIAPVLYAIHAVLTGVSMALTWALGMRDGFGFSAGLVDFLLNLGIAEKPWMLALVGLCFAAVYYVVFRFAIVKFNLPTPGRESDEELAELVKAEAK; translated from the coding sequence ATGGCCGTCATGCAGCGCATCGGCCGGAGCCTCATGCTCCCCGTTGCCGTGCTGCCTGCCGGCGCGCTCCTGCTCCGCCTGGGCGCGGACGACATGCTCGGCGACAAGGACGTCTTCCCGACCTTCGTCCTGAAGATCGCCGGTTACATGGCGGCCGGCGGTGGCGCGATCCTCGACAACATGGCGCTGCTGTTCGCCGTCGGCATCGCCATCGGCTTCGCCAAGAAGTCGGACGGCTCCACGGCTCTCGCCGCCGTCACCGGTTACCTGGTCTTCCAGAAGGTCCTGGCCACCTTCACCGACAGCAACCTGCCCAAGGTCGCCAAGGTCGTCGGCGGGAAGATCGTCAACGTGGACGCTCCGGTCAACGCGGGGGTGCTCGGCGGTGTCGTGATGGGCATCATCACCGCCCTGCTCTACCAGAAGTTCTACCGGACCAAGCTGCCGGACTGGGCGGGCTTCTTCGGCGGCCGTCGCCTCGTCCCGATCCTCTCCGCCCTCGCGGGTCTGGTCACCGGTGTCGTCTTCGGTCTCATCTGGCCGGTCCTCGGTACGGGTCTGCACAACTTCGGTGAGTGGCTGACCGGTTCCGGCGCTGTCGGTGCGGGCATCTTCGGTATCGCCAACCGTGCGCTCATCCCGATCGGCATGCACCACCTGCTGAACTCCTTCCCGTGGTTCCAGGCCGGCTCCTTCGACACCGCGAACGGCGCCGTGCACGGTGACATCGGCCGCTTCCTCGCCGGTGACCCGACCGCCGGACAGTTCATGACCGGCTTCTTCCCGATCATGATGTTCGCCCTCCCGGCGGCCTGCCTCGCGATCGTCCACTGCGCCCGCCCCGAGCGCCGCAAGGTCGTCGGCGGCATGATGTTCTCCCTCGCGCTGACCTCCTTCGTCACCGGTGTGACCGAGCCGATCGAGTTCACCTTCATGTTCATCGCCCCGGTGCTGTACGCGATCCACGCGGTGCTGACCGGTGTCTCCATGGCCCTCACCTGGGCCCTGGGCATGCGCGACGGTTTCGGCTTCTCGGCCGGTCTCGTCGACTTCCTGCTGAACCTGGGCATCGCGGAGAAGCCGTGGATGCTGGCGCTCGTCGGCCTCTGCTTCGCCGCGGTCTACTACGTCGTGTTCCGCTTCGCGATCGTCAAGTTCAACCTGCCCACCCCGGGCCGCGAGTCCGACGAGGAGCTCGCCGAGCTGGTGAAGGCCGAGGCCAAGTAA
- a CDS encoding PTS transporter subunit EIIC, whose product MSASKAGAAPRPSWQNNLYQGLQKMGRSLQLPIAVLPAAGILLRLGQPDVFGADGLQWTDVAKVMAGAGGALLDPDLGLPLLFCIGVAIGMAKKADGSTALAATAGFLVYRGVLHAFQKACPPGTKDIGGGCLGPNDTFAAYTYQNPGVFGGIIMGLLAAWFWQRYHRVKLVDWLGFFNGRRLVPIIMSFVAIAFAALCLWVWPPVGDALESFSDWLRGLGAWGGGIFGVANRALLVIGLHQFLNVPIWFQFGSYTAADGKTYHGDINMFLHGDPNAGLFLSGFFPIMMFALPAAALAITHCAKPQRRKEVGGLMLSVALTSFVTGITEPLEYSFLFVAPALYAVHALLTGVSMAVTWGLGVHDGFSFSAGLIDYVINWSLATKPWLIIPIGLCFAVVYYAVFRFAITKFNLATPGRESDEEIAAMESETTKA is encoded by the coding sequence ATGAGCGCGAGCAAGGCCGGAGCAGCTCCACGCCCGTCGTGGCAGAACAACCTGTACCAGGGGCTGCAGAAGATGGGGCGGAGCCTTCAGCTCCCCATCGCCGTACTGCCTGCGGCGGGCATCCTGCTGCGGCTGGGTCAGCCGGACGTCTTCGGTGCGGACGGCCTGCAGTGGACCGACGTCGCCAAGGTGATGGCGGGTGCGGGCGGGGCGCTGCTCGACCCCGATCTCGGCCTTCCCCTCCTCTTCTGCATCGGCGTCGCCATCGGCATGGCGAAGAAGGCCGATGGTTCGACCGCCCTCGCGGCCACGGCGGGCTTCCTCGTCTACCGGGGGGTGCTGCACGCGTTCCAGAAGGCGTGTCCGCCGGGGACCAAGGACATCGGGGGCGGCTGTCTGGGCCCGAACGACACCTTCGCGGCGTACACGTACCAGAACCCCGGGGTCTTCGGCGGCATCATCATGGGCCTGCTGGCAGCCTGGTTCTGGCAGCGGTACCACCGGGTGAAGCTGGTGGACTGGCTCGGCTTCTTCAACGGCCGGCGGCTGGTCCCGATCATCATGTCCTTCGTCGCGATCGCCTTCGCCGCGCTCTGCCTGTGGGTCTGGCCGCCGGTCGGGGACGCGCTGGAGAGCTTCTCCGACTGGCTGCGCGGGCTGGGCGCCTGGGGTGGTGGCATCTTCGGCGTCGCGAACCGTGCGCTGCTGGTGATCGGCCTGCACCAGTTCCTGAACGTGCCGATCTGGTTCCAGTTCGGGTCGTACACGGCGGCGGACGGGAAGACGTACCACGGCGACATCAACATGTTCCTGCACGGCGACCCGAACGCGGGCCTGTTCCTGTCCGGCTTCTTCCCCATCATGATGTTCGCCCTGCCTGCGGCGGCGCTGGCGATCACCCACTGCGCGAAGCCGCAGCGGCGCAAGGAGGTGGGCGGCCTGATGCTGTCGGTGGCCCTGACCTCGTTCGTCACCGGGATCACGGAGCCGCTGGAGTACTCGTTCCTCTTCGTGGCGCCGGCCCTGTACGCGGTGCACGCGCTCCTGACGGGCGTCTCGATGGCGGTGACCTGGGGGCTGGGCGTCCACGACGGCTTCAGCTTCTCGGCGGGCCTGATCGACTACGTCATCAACTGGAGCCTGGCGACGAAGCCCTGGCTGATCATTCCGATCGGGCTGTGCTTCGCGGTCGTCTACTACGCGGTGTTCCGTTTCGCGATCACGAAGTTCAATCTCGCGACGCCCGGCCGGGAGTCGGACGAGGAGATCGCGGCGATGGAGTCGGAGACGACCAAGGCCTGA
- a CDS encoding glucose PTS transporter subunit EIIB gives MATKAEKIVAGLGGIDNIEEVEGCITRLRTEVKDPALVDEAALKAAGAHGVVKMGTAIQVVIGTDADPIAADIEDMM, from the coding sequence ATGGCCACCAAGGCTGAGAAGATCGTCGCCGGGCTCGGCGGCATCGACAACATCGAAGAGGTCGAGGGCTGCATCACCCGCCTGCGCACCGAGGTCAAGGACCCCGCCCTCGTCGACGAGGCCGCGCTCAAGGCCGCCGGCGCCCACGGCGTCGTCAAGATGGGCACCGCGATCCAGGTCGTCATCGGCACCGACGCCGACCCGATCGCCGCCGACATCGAAGACATGATGTGA
- the rph gene encoding ribonuclease PH yields MSRIDGRTPEQLRPVTIERGWSKHAEGSVLISFGDTKVFCTASFTEGVPRWRKGSGEGWVTSEYSMLPRSTNTRGDRESVRGKIGGRTHEISRLIGRSLRAVIDYKALGENTIVLDCDVLQADGGTRTAAITGAYVALADAVAWGQKKKLIKAGRKPLTGTVAAVSVGIVDGVPLLDLCYEEDVRAETDMNVVCTGDGRFVEVQGTAEGEPFDRKELNALLDLAAGGCADLEAIQLGALEL; encoded by the coding sequence ATGTCTCGCATCGACGGCCGTACGCCCGAACAGCTCCGCCCGGTCACCATCGAACGCGGATGGAGCAAGCACGCCGAGGGCTCCGTCCTCATCTCCTTCGGAGACACCAAGGTCTTCTGCACCGCCTCCTTCACCGAAGGCGTCCCGCGCTGGCGCAAGGGCAGCGGCGAAGGCTGGGTCACCTCCGAGTACTCGATGCTGCCGCGCTCCACCAACACCCGCGGCGACCGCGAATCCGTCCGCGGCAAGATCGGCGGCCGCACCCACGAGATCTCCCGCCTGATCGGCCGCTCCCTGCGCGCCGTCATCGACTACAAGGCCCTCGGCGAGAACACCATCGTCCTGGACTGCGACGTCCTCCAGGCCGACGGCGGCACCCGCACCGCCGCCATCACCGGCGCCTACGTCGCCCTCGCCGACGCCGTCGCCTGGGGCCAGAAGAAGAAGCTCATCAAGGCCGGCCGCAAGCCGCTCACCGGCACCGTCGCCGCCGTCAGCGTCGGCATCGTCGACGGCGTCCCGCTCCTCGACCTCTGCTACGAGGAGGACGTGCGCGCCGAGACCGACATGAACGTCGTCTGCACCGGCGACGGCCGCTTCGTCGAGGTCCAGGGCACCGCCGAGGGCGAGCCCTTCGACCGCAAGGAACTCAACGCCCTCCTCGACCTCGCCGCCGGTGGCTGCGCGGACCTGGAAGCCATCCAGCTGGGCGCGCTCGAACTGTAG
- the rdgB gene encoding RdgB/HAM1 family non-canonical purine NTP pyrophosphatase: MTSTPSRLILATRNAGKVSELRAILSDAGLPHELVGADAYPEIPDVKETGVTFAENALLKAHALARATGLPAVADDSGLCVDVLHGAPGIFSARWAGTHGDDKANLDLLLAQLGDIADENRGAHFACAAALALPDGTERVVEGRLLGTLRHTPSGTGGFGYDPILQPQGETRTCAELTAAEKNAISHRGQAFRALVPFVRALLG; encoded by the coding sequence ATGACCTCGACGCCCAGCCGCCTCATCCTGGCCACCCGCAACGCGGGCAAAGTCTCCGAACTCCGCGCGATCCTGTCCGACGCCGGCCTGCCGCACGAGCTGGTCGGCGCGGACGCGTACCCGGAGATCCCGGACGTCAAGGAGACCGGCGTCACCTTCGCCGAGAACGCCCTCCTCAAGGCCCACGCCCTGGCCCGCGCCACCGGCCTGCCGGCGGTCGCCGACGACTCCGGCCTCTGCGTGGACGTCCTGCACGGCGCCCCCGGCATCTTCTCGGCCCGCTGGGCCGGCACCCACGGCGACGACAAGGCCAACCTGGACCTGCTGCTGGCCCAGCTCGGGGACATCGCCGACGAGAACCGCGGGGCCCACTTCGCGTGCGCGGCGGCGCTGGCCCTGCCGGACGGCACCGAACGCGTCGTCGAAGGCCGCCTCCTCGGCACCCTCCGCCACACCCCGTCCGGCACGGGCGGCTTCGGCTACGACCCGATCCTCCAGCCGCAGGGCGAGACCCGCACGTGCGCGGAGCTGACGGCGGCGGAGAAGAACGCCATCTCCCACCGCGGCCAGGCCTTCCGCGCCCTGGTCCCCTTCGTCCGCGCCCTCCTGGGCTGA
- a CDS encoding HNH endonuclease signature motif containing protein yields MGEPHDRDTLTAAVAASRGWADLMRRLGFKESGGRRRMLQEKVTAYGIDTSHFAKRSPWRKYPDEVIAAAAATSTTLREVAVKLGAPPATGTLSHIVRRIAAAGVDISHFCGMQRSGVELPFTREELAGAAASADSVRGTARALGVPDDSRSRATLGRMLKVHGIDTTHFRNTRIRIPEDALRAAVPAALSYADLMRALGLHVDDVNHRRVRRLVARLGLDVSHFKRRAWATTQAAPRRKDPADTVLTRLPEGASRVHRPRLHRALQEIGVPYACEGCGNTGEWLGRPITLQIDHINGDWRDNHRENLRHLCPNCHSLTDTWCRNRRANAGTLPVD; encoded by the coding sequence ATGGGAGAACCGCACGACCGCGACACCCTGACCGCAGCGGTCGCCGCATCGAGGGGCTGGGCCGACCTGATGCGGCGCCTCGGCTTCAAGGAGAGCGGAGGGCGACGCCGCATGCTGCAGGAGAAGGTCACCGCCTACGGAATCGACACCAGCCACTTCGCGAAAAGGAGCCCGTGGCGCAAGTACCCCGATGAGGTCATTGCCGCGGCGGCAGCGACGTCCACCACCCTGCGTGAGGTTGCGGTGAAGCTCGGCGCACCCCCCGCCACAGGCACTCTGTCTCACATCGTCCGCCGCATAGCCGCCGCCGGTGTGGACATCAGCCATTTCTGCGGCATGCAACGGAGCGGCGTCGAGCTCCCGTTCACCAGGGAGGAGCTTGCCGGTGCCGCAGCCTCCGCGGACAGCGTGCGCGGCACGGCTCGCGCCCTGGGGGTGCCGGACGACAGTCGCTCCCGTGCCACCCTCGGAAGGATGCTGAAGGTGCACGGAATAGACACCACCCATTTCCGGAACACACGGATCCGCATCCCCGAGGACGCGCTGCGCGCAGCAGTTCCGGCAGCGCTGAGCTACGCGGACCTCATGCGCGCCCTCGGCCTGCACGTCGACGACGTGAACCACCGGCGCGTTCGGCGCCTGGTCGCTCGGCTCGGACTCGATGTCAGCCACTTCAAGCGGCGGGCCTGGGCAACCACTCAGGCAGCACCCCGGCGAAAGGATCCCGCCGACACCGTCCTGACCAGGCTTCCCGAGGGGGCGTCACGCGTTCATCGCCCCCGTCTGCACCGGGCACTACAGGAGATCGGTGTTCCCTACGCCTGCGAAGGCTGCGGCAACACCGGGGAGTGGCTCGGGCGACCGATCACCCTTCAGATCGATCACATCAACGGGGACTGGCGCGACAACCACCGCGAGAACCTCCGACACCTGTGCCCCAACTGCCACTCACTGACCGACACGTGGTGCCGAAACCGTCGCGCCAATGCTGGGACCCTGCCCGTAGACTGA
- the bcp gene encoding thioredoxin-dependent thiol peroxidase, whose product MSERLQPGDTAPAFTLPDADGNEVSLADHKGRKVIVYFYPSALTPGCTKQACDFTDNLSFLTGHGYDVIGVSPDKPEKLAKFREKEDLKVTLVSDPEKETLTAYGAYGEKKLYGKTVTGVIRSTVVVDEEGKVEHAFYNVKATGHVAKIIKDLGL is encoded by the coding sequence ATGAGCGAGCGGCTCCAGCCGGGCGACACCGCCCCCGCCTTCACCCTGCCCGACGCGGACGGCAACGAGGTCTCGCTCGCCGACCACAAGGGCCGCAAGGTGATCGTCTACTTCTACCCGTCCGCGCTGACGCCGGGCTGCACGAAGCAGGCCTGCGACTTCACGGACAACTTGTCCTTCCTGACGGGACACGGCTACGACGTCATCGGCGTGTCCCCGGACAAGCCGGAGAAGCTGGCGAAGTTCCGCGAGAAGGAGGACCTGAAGGTCACCCTGGTCAGCGACCCGGAGAAGGAGACGCTGACGGCGTACGGCGCGTACGGCGAGAAGAAGCTGTACGGCAAGACGGTCACCGGGGTCATCCGCTCCACGGTGGTCGTCGACGAGGAGGGCAAGGTCGAGCACGCCTTCTACAACGTCAAGGCGACGGGCCACGTTGCCAAGATCATCAAAGACCTGGGCCTCTGA
- a CDS encoding DUF3618 domain-containing protein — translation MSEARTPAQIEADIVRRREQLAETLDEIGVRMHPKTIIGDAKARVASTVDNTAGRAFATVNRVVTDLKDGLRHEDGAPRVDRIVPVALVAVGLVGLLVVSARRRRG, via the coding sequence GTGTCGGAAGCCAGGACCCCCGCACAGATCGAGGCGGACATCGTCCGCCGCCGCGAGCAGCTCGCCGAGACGCTCGACGAGATCGGCGTGCGCATGCACCCGAAGACGATCATCGGGGACGCGAAGGCGCGGGTCGCCTCGACCGTCGACAACACCGCCGGGCGGGCCTTCGCCACGGTGAACCGGGTCGTGACCGACCTGAAGGACGGCCTGCGTCATGAGGACGGGGCTCCGCGCGTCGACCGGATCGTGCCCGTGGCCCTGGTCGCGGTGGGCCTGGTCGGGCTGCTCGTGGTGTCGGCGCGCCGCAGGCGCGGATGA
- a CDS encoding GroES family chaperonin: MSENTTHDKLPIRMLHDRVLVKSDLPEGERRSGGGILIPATAAVGKRLAWAEVVAVGQNVRTVEPGDRVLYDPEDRAEVEVRGATYVLMRERDLHAVAAERLEGSEDSTGLYL; encoded by the coding sequence GTGAGCGAGAACACCACCCACGACAAGCTGCCCATCCGCATGCTGCACGACCGCGTGCTCGTGAAGTCCGATCTGCCGGAGGGCGAGCGCCGCTCGGGCGGCGGCATCCTGATTCCCGCGACGGCCGCGGTGGGCAAGCGGCTGGCCTGGGCCGAGGTGGTCGCGGTCGGGCAGAACGTACGGACCGTCGAGCCCGGGGACCGCGTGCTGTACGACCCCGAGGACCGTGCCGAGGTCGAGGTGCGGGGTGCGACGTACGTGCTGATGCGCGAGCGGGACCTGCACGCGGTGGCCGCGGAGCGGCTGGAGGGGTCGGAGGACTCCACCGGGTTGTACCTGTAG
- a CDS encoding DMT family transporter, with translation MAWVLLLVAGLLEVGWSIGMKFTDGFTRLWPSVFTGAGIVASMVLLSYAAKTLPIGTAYGVWVGIGAAGAAVLGMAVLGEPVTAARIFFICLLLVAVVGLKATSGH, from the coding sequence ATGGCATGGGTTCTTCTTCTCGTCGCCGGTCTGCTCGAGGTCGGCTGGTCGATCGGCATGAAGTTCACCGACGGTTTCACCCGGCTGTGGCCCAGTGTGTTCACGGGCGCCGGGATCGTCGCGAGCATGGTGCTGCTGTCCTATGCGGCGAAGACCCTGCCGATCGGCACGGCGTACGGGGTGTGGGTGGGTATCGGCGCCGCCGGTGCGGCCGTGCTCGGTATGGCGGTGCTGGGTGAGCCCGTCACCGCCGCCCGGATCTTCTTCATCTGTCTGCTGCTGGTCGCCGTGGTGGGGCTGAAGGCGACCTCCGGTCACTGA